A single window of Dermacentor albipictus isolate Rhodes 1998 colony chromosome 1, USDA_Dalb.pri_finalv2, whole genome shotgun sequence DNA harbors:
- the LOC139055304 gene encoding uncharacterized protein, translated as MPTRQPQVPTTGPGRRRRYRRRTRQQQSPAEEGGLPETDNEDRGVQDGADGGISDSELPPWPAIVPPFYYMQAPPCTSYPEVLFPFGEHGSLIDEQGNIFDPVFSTWLVDNEIHPRDLLQDDTGAFQRVDEENGTGEPHTTADQSTTVISVSAEGCGDAQLDPTAAEHGPWPELQACYGPVVTTYGTVSVMLRHGVRVDISVERAVRVVNFDKECTAAVGSDGDRSCVCHPCGRVLQQGVAVDIATGSRLAKISSRGVIFTALNHGLVYLVDASGTKSTTERFKDLCYDVPLSIFHISLHEDEEGFNECFRMVSQAKQWNNRSGDEVWLVGGVRIQQAPWGDVQVSRDSGRNVVWTSPSNGTMTVVTPLIKSVITCDPRRFFFVRMNQKRLSANADGFAVRNGSQRAGFDSRGRLVLL; from the coding sequence ATGCCCACGCGTCAGCCCCAGGTTCCGACGACCGGCCCCGGCAGACGCCGCCGATACCGACGGCGGACACGTCAACAGCAGTCACCCGCTGAGGAAGGGGGGCTGCCCGAGACCGACAACGAAGATCGGGGTGTCCAGGATGGGGCGGACGGCGGCATCAGCGACAGTGAGCTCCCGCCGTGGCCTGCTATCGTTCCGCCCTTCTACTATATGCAGGCGCCACCGTGCACAAGTTACCCAGAGGTCCTGTTTCCATTCGGTGAGCACGGTTCCTTAATCGACGAACAAGGGAACATATTCGACCCAGTTTTTTCCACCTGGCTCGTCGACAACGAGATACACCCGCGGGACCTCCTGCAGGACGACACCGGCGCGTTCCAGCGAGTGGACGAAGAAAACGGCACCGGCGAGCCTCACACCACAGCCGATCAGAGCACGACCGTGATATCAGTGAGCGCAGAAGGCTGCGGAGATGCCCAGCTGGACCCGACCGCCGCCGAGCACGGTCCGTGGCCGGAACTGCAAGCTTGCTACGGACCGGTAGTAACAACATATGGCACGGTATCGGTGATGCTTAGGCACGGCGTTCGCGTCGACATCTCGGTGGAACGCGCCGTGCGGGTTGTCAATTTCGACAAGGAATGCACGGCGGCTGTTGGCAGCGACGGTGATCGCTCTTGCGTGTGTCATCCATGCGGCCGCGTGCTGCAGCAGGGCGTCGCCGTGGACATCGCCACAGGAAGCCGGCTGGCGAAGATATCCAGTCGAGGTGTCATCTTCACGGCTCTGAATCACGGACTCGTTTACCTCGTCGATGCCTCAGGTACAAAGTCGACGACAGAACGGTTCAAGGACCTCTGCTACGACGTACCATTAAGCATTTTCCACATCAGCTTGCATGAGGACGAAGAAGGATTCAACGAATGTTTCCGCATGGTCAGCCAGGCGAAGCAGTGGAACAACCGGAGCGGCGACGAGGTCTGGCTCGTCGGCGGTGTGCGCATACAGCAAGCCCCGTGGGGTGACGTCCAGGTGTCCCGGGACTCGGGCAGGAACGTCGTCTGGACATCCCCCTCAAACGGAACAATGACGGTCGTCACGCCTCTGATCAAGTCTGTGATCACCTGCGATCCGCGGCGATTTTTTTTCGTTCGCATGAACCAAAAAAGGCTGAGCGCCAACGCCGACGGTTTTGCGGTGAGGAACGGCAGCCAGCGAGCTGGCTTCGACAGCCGGGGCCGTCTGGTGCTGCTTTGA